gatgagctttgagggcactatggtgttgaacgctgagctgtagtcgatgaatagcattctcacatgggtgttccttttgtccaggtgggaaagtgcagtgtggagtgcaatagagactgcatcatctgtggatctgttggggcagtatgcaaattggagtgggtctagggtttctgggataatggtgttgatgtgagccactaccagcctttcaaagcacttcatggctacagacgtgagtgctacgggtcggtagtcatttaggcaggttacctcagtgttcttgggcacagggactatggtggtctgcttgaaacatcttGCTATTAGACTCAGAcaggggatgaaaatgtcagtgaagacccttgccagttggtcagcgcatgcttggagtacacgtcctggtaatccgtctggScctgtggccttgtgaatgataacctgtttaaaggtcttactcacatcggctgcggcaAGCGTGATTAcaaagtcgtccggaacagctgatgctgtcatgcatgtttcagtgttactttcctcaatgcgagcatagaagtaatttagctcgtctggtaggctcgtgtcactgggcagctatcggctgtgcttccctttgtagtctgtggcaagccctgccacatccgacgagggtTGGAGCCGATGTGCAAGGGGTGTATCAATCTCCCCAGGGTAGCAGTAATACGTTGAGAGATTTGTCCACAAAGGGTTACCCCTCCCATAGGTGGCTCATTATTGGGATTAATTGCTGATTCCTACCTGTAGCTCACTATGAGGTGTCTAGTGATACAGGTTAAGGACCCTGTTGGAGATTGGTGGTTGGTAGTGGAGTCGAGGGAACAAGCAGGGTTGGACACGGCCATGTTTTTATCCCACACAGTCTCTGTGGTTCATTTGAACCCCGTTCCTGGGAATTAGATTTGATTACAAATCGTCCCAGTCTACTACCACAGAAGGGGTCCGTTTGTCCCATTTCCAGCAAGGTTACGAGGCGCTTTGTCATTTCCAGAGTcagtttattttggtactgtccatatgtagcttgtttttggtcacagaatGGCTNNNNNNNNNNNNNNNNNNNNNNNNNNNNNNNNNNNNNNNNNNNNNNNNNNNNNNNNNNNNNNNNNNNNNNNNNNNNNNNNNNNNNNNNNNNNNNNNNNNNNNNNNNNNNNNNNNNNNNNNNNNNNNNNNNNNNNNNNNNNNNNNNNNNNNNNNNNNNNNNNNNNNNNNNNNNNNNNNNNNNNNNNNNNNNNNNNNNNNNNNNNNNNNNNNNNNNNNNNNNNNNNNNNNNNNNNNNNNNNNNNNNNNNNNNNNNNNNNNNNNNNNNNNNNNNNNNNNNNNNNNNNNNNNNNNNNNNNNNNNNNNNNNNNNNNNNNNNNNNNNNNNNNNNNNNNNNNNNNNNNNNNNNNNNNNNNNNNNNNNNNNNNNNNNNNNNNNNNNNNNNNNNNNNNNNNNNNNNNNNNNNNNNNNNNNNNNNNNNNNNNNNNNNNNNNNNNNNNNNNNNNNNNNNNNNNNNNNNNNNNNNNNNNNNNNNNNNNNNNNNNNNNNNNNNNNNNNNNNNNNNNNNNNNNNNNNNNNNNNNNNNNNNNNNNNNNNNNNNNNNNNNNNNNNNNNNNNNNNNNNNNNNNNNNNNNNNNNNNNNNNNNNNNNNNNNNNNNNNNNNNNNNNNNNNNNNNNNNNNNNNNNNNNNNNNNNNNNNNNNNNNNNNNNNNNNNNNNNNNNNNNNNNNNNNNNNNNNNNNNNNNNNNNNNNNNNNNNNNNNNNNNNNNNNNNNNNNNNNNNNNNNNNNNNNNNNNNNNNNNNNNNNNNNNNNNNNNNNNNNNNNNNNNNNNNNNNNNNNNNNNNNNNNNNNNNNNNNNNNNNNNNNNNNNNNNNNNNNNNNNNNNNNNNNNNNNNNNNNNNNNNNNNNNNNNNNNNNNNNNNNNNNNNNNNNNNNNNNNNNNNNNNNNNNNNNNNNNNNNNNNNNNNNNNNNNNNNNNNNNNNNNNNNNNNNNNNNNNNNNNNNNNNNNNNNNNNNNNNNNNNNNNNNNNNNNNNNNNNNNNNNNNNNNNNNNNNNNNNNNNNNNNNNNNNNNNNNNNNNNNNNNNNNNNNNNNNNNNNNNNNNNNNNNNNNNNNNNNNNNNNNNNNNNNNNNNNNNNNNNNNNNNNNNNNNNNNNNNNNNNNNNNNNNNNNNNNNNNNNNNNNNNNNNNNNNNNNNNNNNNNNNNNNNNNNNNNNNNNNNNNNNNNNNNNNNNNNNNNNNNNNNNNNNNNNNNNNNNNNNNNNNNNNNNNNNNNNNNNNNNNNNNNNNNNNNNNNNNNNNNNNNNNNNNNNNNNNNNNNNNNNNNNNNNNNNNNNNNNNNNNNNNNNNNNNNNNNNNNNNNNNNNNNNNNNNNNNNNNNNNNNNNNNNNNNNNNNNNNNNNNNNNNNNNNNNNNNNNNNNNNNNNNNNNNNNNNNNNNNNNNNNNNNNNNNNNNNNNNNNNNNNNNNNNNNNNNNNNNNNNNNNNNNNNNNNNNNNNNNNNNNNNNNNNNNNNNNNNNNNNNNNNNNNNNNNNNNNNNNNNNNNNNNNNNNNNNNNNNNNNNNNNNNNNNNNNNNNNNNNNNNNNNNNNNNNNNNNNNNNNNNNNNNNNNNNNNNNNNNNNNNNNNNNNNNNNNNNNNNNNNNNNNNNNNNNNNNNNNNNNNNNNNNNNNNNNNNNNNNNNNNNNNNNNNNNNNNNNNNNNNNNNNNNNNNNNNNNNNNNNNNNNNNNNNNNNNNNNNNNNNNNNNNNNNNNNNNNNNNNNNNNNNNNNNNNNNNNNNNNNNNNNNNNNNNNNNNNNNNNNNNNNNNNNNNNNNNNNNNNNNNNNNNNNNNNNNNNNNNNNNNNNNNNNNNNNNNNNNNNNNNNNNNNNNNNNNNNNNNNNNNNNNNNNNNNNNNNNNNNNNNNNNNNNNNNNNNNNNNNNNNNNNNNNNNNNNNNNNNNNNNNNNNNNNNNNNNNNNNNNNNNNNNNNNNNNNNNNNNNNNNNNNNNNNNNNNNNNNNNNNNNNNNNNNNNNNNNNNNNNNNNNNNNAAAACTATGTTTATACCGTCATAATATGCCACATTTTCCgaaacaaacatagatttattggtaTAACATGaattataagactgtcatctgatgaagtttgtttcttgtgttagtgactaattataatctctatttggtcggttttgttgATAGCTAAACTAATGCGGTAGAAaaatgtgaaaatatgcggtgagtcttttgctatggtggttgctaatagaaaaataatattgtgttttcgcttgtaaacattttaaaaataggaaatgatggctggattcatgGATCGTTGATTTATCTCTGAGAAAACTACAACTCCCCTAGCTACATCAACACAGTTTCCAGTCTGGATCTGAATTTAtcctctagagaaactacaacctCCGCTACTACATCACACAAGTTCAGGCTGGAGTCCCTGATTTATCTCTGTGCAATGTTTGTGAGGGAAATCTACGTTAACCTCCTGAGTTGATATGACTTCTAATGTGTTTGAAGGATCTTTATTAAGGTTGAGAAGTTTATGTGTTTTATGTGGGTCTGTAACCACACACCCTCTGGGCAGACATGCCAAAAAGGCGCCCGCCCCAATTCAGGGAACCGTTGATCTACTTCAGAGGAACTGTGGTCCAGGAGTGATATTTCCTGTTGTTTGACACCTACTGGAAAACCTAGTACTAGCTACAGAACGAGACGACCAATTCGACATGCTAGGTTCTGTTGTCCTCGTTCCTCCACACTACGGACATATACCCAAGGGTCACGTGTTTTCTATATGCCACAAGATAGTTTGACTAATAAAAGGCTTCTGTACTTCCTTGTGTCATCCTCTCGGCTCCACCTCAGAGTGTAGGCTGACCAGCTACAATTTGCAATTCTTGATCAAAGACAAGGTTGATTGTTGAAGAAATGTAGTCTCTCCTGATTGGTTAGAATTTCCTACCCATGTGCAGTAACAACGTTAAGCTAGTTAACTAACTAACTTAAGGACGGTGACCTGTCCTGAGAGATGTTTACAATGAACTAACGTCAATGAGTTTCTCTTATATCAGCCTGCACAGCATGCAATACTATTAACTCACAAAGGGGCATTAAGTACATGGTCAAGACTATCCCATTTTGAAACGTACATGGACAATACATCCATTTTGGAAACagttacatgtacatactatccACATTTAGAAACTTTGTACAACTCCATTTGAGTTACCTAAATACTATCCTATTGTTGGAAACGTTACCTGAACAATACTTCCCATTTTGGGAAACGTTTACATGTACAATATACTTTGAAGTACTTACATTATATTTTGAAACGTTATATGGACAATacatcccattttggaaacggtTACATGACAATACTGTCccattttgaaagttacatgtACGCTCCCTTGTGCGAAGGAAATTAATATCTTAGATGTAAGCGTAAGATGGATTCAAATTAATAATGGGAATGTAATACAGTGCTCTAGACTCCTCTTTTGTATAAATGTCCCTTCAGAATCCAAACACAATTCGCCACGCGCAAGAATTGCGTATATATCTTTCAATGCCTGATAATAATATGTAAACAATTTGTGTACAAAGATATCTTGAATGTGATATTAGGCCTGTATGCAGTACTGTTACTGATATGCAAGTACTGTATTGGGCTATTGGCTTTCTCCATATGTTCTTCTATTGCATTTGTAAATTGTATGTCGATCCATTTATCTTCCATTAttcttatttatatatataaagtatattgaTACTATGGTAAGACTATTCTTTGAACATTTGTCACTTCCTTTGAAATTCTTATATGGACAGAACTGACACAATGCAATTGGATCAGAAGAAGTACAGAATATGTTGTAGGACAGCGCAATTTAAGTGTACATTTAACCTACATAGCAGTCAATAATCAACTGAATCTATTAGAATTCAAATGTGTTGCAAATTAATCTTTTCAGATTTCTCAGAATATGAATCAAGTCCCATGAATGATAGACAAAAAGATAATTCAAGGATTATTCAGAGGTCGAGAGTTCGAGCAGGGTGTGAAGACATCATCCATGCATATTTGACAGTCCTGAAAGGACAATACAGAAGAGGTATTTGCTCTTATTTCTTCCTTCTCTAATGTATTTTTATAATAATGATCAAGTGTAGTAAGATCATTGCTGTTTACTTTACTAGGACTGGAGACCACAGCAGCGATCCTGCTCTTGCCCAACCTCTTCAATGAGGACCCGAGTGGCCTTTATGTCCATGACAAGGTATGCCAATGCACCAATCATCCGTTTCTTCATAAACAAGAAAGAAGCACTATACAAAGTAAATGGATTATTGATTATGGTCTGACATGTCTGCAGAAATGTTGcaattttgtaatgtgttttttttttgtaaattgttttgtaaatattaattcacatttgtggtgtcactaaataaacaattaattatttaaatcaatattgttattattattccccccccaaaaattagaATGGAGGGTGGACAGGGAAAAAATtgttattaaaatatgtttttgtaatgcagggagggtggacagggagttCAAAAATGAACCCCAAAAGATTCTTTGAGGAACCATtataaggggttcttcaaataacTTATAGGGGTTTCccacaaaaggttcttcaaataacttttaggggttcccccacagtttcaatttgaagaacccctactttttagagtgtatattgataaaactcaccttgtccgagagacatTTACATAGTTTATACACAGTCCAATTTGGGATGACTATTTTGGGGCGAAATAGCGGCCACAACAGACAGACCGGATATGGCTCTTAATTCAACGTCCTTGGACGTCACGGGCTGAGTGGGTATGACCAAAGTTATTCTATTTAGCTgcactttgtagtacatttttacactataataaatgtttctgactccaCACCGCCCGTTTTCAAAGAGAGTCGTTGGTTTTTAGATGCAGTCGCTTTTTAGCTTTTTGTCTGAAAGTATTTTCTCAACTGCGATACCAACTCCAGTCAACAGAtggcgatgtgcgtctttcaggTGATTCTGTCAGTGTGACGTGTAATCTTACACAATCACACTCTCATATCGCAGTCACACAATGCTCTTCCCAAACATACCTAATCAATTAGTTGTTTTTCAACAATATTTTAACCTACAggaatattttctaatttctgtcTCATGGTTAGTTCCTAGGTTAATTTAACTGTAACtaactttttaaatgtaactAATACGTTTAAATTTTTCAATACTTCTAAAATGGGGTCCAGGTTTAAAATAATTACAGGTGCACCTTACTAGCTTATACTATATCATACATGGTCTTAGTAAACACAGATTCTAGTTTTCATCCAGTTCACACAGATAGCTGCCTCggccctgtttacacctccaaggagcccccctcacacaggaatacacactcagagcctacTGCCTCggccctgtttacacctccaAGGTAATAGAGGAGGGTACCTGGAGGTGATAAAAACAGGGCCGAGGCAGATAGCCTGAGTGTGTGGTATACTGTGTGAGGGGGCACCTTGGAGGGCTGTAAACAAGGGCCGAGCAGTAGGCTCTGATGTGCATAATTTTCACGTTGCTGAGGGGCTCGCTTGAAGGTATGTAAAACACTAGGGCCGATGGGCAGTAGGCTCTGAGTGTGGTATTCCAATGTGAGGGGGCCTCCTTGGAGGTTGTAAAACAGGGCCGAGGCAGGTACGGCTCTGAGTAGTGTATTCACTGTTGATATCTTATGAGGGGCTCCTTGGAGTGTAAACAGGCCCAGGCAGTAGTGTTATGAGGGTGTATATCCTGTGTGAGGGGGGCTCCTGGAGTGTAAACAGGCCGAGGCTAGTAGGCTCTAGAGCTGGTGTATTCCTGGGTTGAGGGGGGCTCCTTGGAGGTGTAAACAGCGGCCGTAGACAGTAGGCTCTGGAGTTGTTATTTCCTGTGTGAGGGGCTCCTTGGAGGTCGTCAAACAGGGGCCGAGACAGTAGGCTCTGGAGTGTGTATTCACTCTGAGCGTTTCTGTGTTGAGGGGGGCACCCTTTGGAGGTGCTAAAGCAGGAAGCCCAGGCAGGCGAAGGCTTTGGTTGTATTCCGTGTGTGAAGGGGGGCTCCTATGGAGGTGTTAAAACAGGGCCGAGGCAGTAGGCTCTGAGATGTGTTATACCTGTGTGAGGGGGCTCCTTGGAGGTTAAACAGGGGCCGAGACAGTAGGCTCTGAGTGTGATATTCCTGTGTGAGGGGGGCTCCTTGAGAGGTGTTAAACGGGCGAAGAAAAACAGataggctctgagtgtgtattccgTGTGAGGGGGGCACCtggaggtgtaaacagggccAGGCAGGAAGGCTCTGAGTGTGTATCTCCTGTGTGAGGGGGGCACTTGGAGGTGAAAACAGGGCGAGGCAGTAGGcctctgagtgtgtattccttGTGTGAGGGGGGCCTCCTTTGGAGGTGGTAAAGGCCGAGAGACGTAGGCTAACTGAGTTGTGTATCTGTGTGAGGGGGGCACCTTGGCNNNNNNNNNNNNNNNNNNNNNNNNNTAAAAACTCCACTTGTTTTGCTcacctcattcctttttttaAAACTACGTTCGAGATGTGGTATCCACTCGGCTcgctgcctctcagatcaaaggtgggtccatctcctccatTCCCGAAGAGTAGTTTCCCTGAGATCCCAAGTGCACGATTTACCCAGATTGTCAGAAGCGGTCACCAAGTCAACATCCCCATCACCAAATGTGGTTGTTAATTTCTTTCATATatgagacaaacttatcacacaagtcagagttattctTAAACTAAacctttattcacttattaataagggagcagatCAATACAATGCACACATATAAAGTTAAtcaattgagtgctctacgataatgatggctggtcgacgaatcaccCCCAGATGATTCATTGAGAGCcacgagacaaaagtacaaaggtcttttatagccaagattaCACCTCTATCaacctacatgacaaacaacagatgtatagaatgggtcacaaggttaagatttgtatgagaGATAGTTATAATtctcagcagacagtatctgctgtaaaaacagtactctttgtgtagagaccagggtctggcgctggggtcatctctccctggtacagtatagaacagaaacattaactcataaTCTGGAATGCAGTCTCCTTAGGTTTTATCCcccaaaagacattgtaaatgtCCTGTCAGTGTGTTCTCCCAGAgatccatcctcagtagaacacacagacacaataggtctaagaaccctctattctgttgcataaaacaaccatttgatgcaataaaagcattataacataatgttGTAGTTTTGCTCTCGGTGTCCACTGAaggttgactagtaacaacaactgggacctaaaagacacccaccatgagacccactaaatctgcccaagaagagacaaacaaaagaaaaacccacaccaaacttaaagacaggaagcaaaccaaaaaggtgacgcaactaaaggtgttgactctccacatctatcaagacaactggggcactgggccagacactcttaaatagaacctggaccagctcaggtgaaacgccttcccactaacgagatgacaAGCCAGCaaaggtgtaacacatactgactaacgaggtgacaccaatcagtgcgtcatacgtgctaacgagctatacgtgctaaagtccaatctcaaaacataaatggaaaaaccaaagactAACACCTTAATTAAGAGAatgctcaccaccaacagaaaacttccatttcacattataatcaactacaatgcttcaccttctacaatataaacatggtgtctgtctaacaacaattaaaaacaatatttatttttcccACAAAGAAACCTAAAACtaactagcttctagaactctcttTCCCTTGAAACGAGCCCAAACAAAACCCATCTCCAATATGGAAAaacgtgcagtcaaaataaatagtgatccatggcaacgcactggctaaacgcaaaacttgttgactgcccacccttgagacaatcagcaaccaactcctgcaatatccgtagtaactttccaccttacttctctctctcttttcagggttcactcgataggcatgttgttggatcggggcccagtccccaatgtcatgcaTTTGGTttggcacatctgagaatgaaccctgatattctaaaagAAGGGCAACAACGTCAATATAATTGTACCCAAAAAGAGTCAGCTGGTTGCATAAATAGCTATGAATACTAAATGTTACATAAATTGTATATATGAACAATCAAAACCAAATGTACACCCTtttgttaatatgtattggcaataattaacttaatggtgaggcatggaataataaaacgtatcttttgtcaggctgaatgtttgaaatatgaggtgatttgagtcatgcttcttcagtagtggaataaagacaattagcatttgaatgttgtcaagaaatactggagtgatgtcAGATTGTTAATAAAATTGATTATAGACCAATTTATTATACTGCTttcatgtgtgtatatacacaaacatctgcaaCAATTATCTGCAAGTATGTTGAAATTAAGTTGTTTTCAAGTCACTGACAAAAGACATCTTTTCAACTTTCACTTTCAAATACCGAAAGTATCTTGAAAGTATATTGGACGTTGGGCATAGTCTTATTTTCAATNNNNNNNNNNNNNNNNNNNNNNNNNNNNNNNNNNNNNNNNNNNNNNNNNNNNNNNNNNNNNNNNNNNNNNNNNNNNNNNNNNNNNNNNNNNNNNNNNNNNNNNNNNNNNNNNNNNNNNNNNNNNNNNNNNNNNNNNNNNNNNNNNNNNNNNNNNNNNNNNNNNNNNNNNNNNNNNNNNNNNNNNNNNNNNNNNNNNNNNNNNNNNNNNNNNNNNNNNNNNNNNNNNNNNNNNNNNNNNNNNNNNNNNNNNNNNNNNNNNNNNNNNNNNNNNNNNNNNNNNNNNNNNNNNNNNNNNNNNNNNNNNNNNNNNNNNNNNNNNNNNNNNNNNNNNNNNNNNNNNNNNNNNNNNNNNNNNNNNNNNNNNNNNNNNNNNNNNNNNNNNNNNNNNNNNNNNNNNNNNNNNNNNNNNNNNNNNNNNNNNNNNNNNNNNNNNNNNNNNNNNNNNNNNNNNNNNNNNNNNNNNNNNNNNNNNNNNNNNNNNNNNNNNNNNNNNNNNNNNNNNNNNNNNNNNNNNNNNNNNNNNNNNNNNNNNNNNNNNNNNNNNNNNNNNNNNNNNNNNNNNNNNNNNNNNNNNNNNNNNNNNNNNNNNNNNNNNNNNNNNNNNNNNNNNNNNNNNNNNNNNNNNNNNNNNNNNNNNNNNNNNNNNNNNNNNNNNNNNNNNNNNNNNNNNNNNNNNNNNNNNNNNNNNNNNNNNNNNNNNNNNNNNNNNNNNNNNNNNNNNNNNNNNNNNNNNNNNNNNNNNNNNNNNNNNNNNNNNNNNNNNNNNNNNNNNNNNNNNNNNNNNNNNNNNNNNNNNNNNNNNNNNNNNNNNNNNNNNNNNNNNNNNNNNNNNNNNNNNNNNNNNNNNNNNNNNNNNNNNNNNNNNNNNNNNNNNNNNNNNNNNNNNNNNNNNNNNNNNNNNNNNNNNNNNNNNNNNNNNNNNNNNNNNNNNNNNNNNNNNNNNNNNNNNNNNNNNNNNNNNNNNNNNNNNNNNNNNNNNNNNNNNNNNNNNNNNNNNNNNNNNNNNNNNNNNNNNNNNNNNNNNNagtaaaactcttcccacattgagtacagctataaggtttctctcctgtgtgtgttctctggtgtacaatCAGATTGCCAGATGTAACAAAACACTTCKCACATTGATKacagctaaaaggtttctctccagtgtgtgttctctggtgcactaTCAGGCAGCTTGACaaagtaaaactcttcccacattgatcacagccataaggtttctccccagtgtgtattctctggtgtgatttcaGGTTGTTTTGCTGAgaaaaactctttccacattgatcacagccataaggtttctctcctgtgtgtattctctgatgTGATTTCAGGTTGCTTTGCTGAGTAAAACTATTCCCACAGTGATCACAGccaaaaggtttctctcctgtgtgaattctTTGATGTATTTTAAGTTTTACTGAAGAGTTGAATCTCTTCccgcagtcagagcagcagtaaggtttctctcctgtgggACTCTTCAGGTGTTTattgaggtgttctgatctggagagactcttctctgcctcgacagcatcatgatgttgttgaggctccccagaggatccacgatattCCCgtatctctcctgtgtgaacaacaaagtcagacggttaaaggcccacaacagcagaaatccactgaGGTAAAAGGTGATGCCCAGAGCGTACCCATGKagttgtacaacaattgatgTCTGTTAAATTATTTGACAATTGTCTGAAGACAGTCAAGGGAGCAACAATAGTCATATTTTGTATCCCTTTACATTAGTAGTACAATCGATGATTGTAGGCTAGCAAAAAGTTAAAGTTAaagcagtgtgccagacgacTTCTGGTCCCCAATTTTGTTCTCCAATATACGCCCCTTTCGGTGTTTTATAAAATTGTGGCACGAGGGTGATGCACATGCAATTTGTTTGCAGAAACTCCTCCATGCTAAACCAATAgctatggatgtagtatatctgcctaGTTATACCAATACCATAGACCTAcagtaggacccataacttcacctaacagaTCTTGGACTATATATCATTTAATATTCCAGGTGAAACATGGAAACTAAAATGTCTTTGTCATGGCATCTCATAACCTGATCACCAGATAATTTTGTGAATAatcccactaggctactctgtaatgtgttgtcattctaaatgtcctgaataaaggaaaatagctctgtgtgttgtacaatagcctatccatcaaggaacagttctctacacattatgagAAAAATATCTCTGTGTCCAAACAGACTAACGAGACCCTACAGTAAAATCAAGCAGACATTAACACATTATAAACATAAATTTGTTAGGGATGTTGGATCTAACGTGGAGCACGGCATTactgtctttaccagagtaatgaatgaagaagcactttggttgttgttgcatgttgtgatg
This region of Salvelinus sp. IW2-2015 unplaced genomic scaffold, ASM291031v2 Un_scaffold963, whole genome shotgun sequence genomic DNA includes:
- the LOC112069289 gene encoding zinc finger protein 239-like produces the protein MRSVNYSPLVKEEEVCWTEKEALGLNIVVKEEKEEEDVTVKQEVEGEAVTVKQEEKDVSVKEEEDAFRVKEEEDVTVKEENAVFGVKKEGEITVTLKDEDEEIGDLINTREIREYRGSSGEPQQHHDAVEAEKSLSRSEHLNKHLKSPTGEKPYCCSDCGKRFNSSVKLKIHQRIHTGEKPFGCDHCGNSFTQQSNLKSHQRIHTGEKPYGCDQCGKSFSQQNNLKSHQRIHTGEKPYGCDQCGKSFTLSSCLIVHQRTHTGEKPFSCXQCXKCFVTSGNLIVHQRTHTGEKPYSCTQCGKS